The genome window TAGCACACTACAATTTTTTGTTTCTGTACTTGTAAAGTGTTGCgttgcatttgttttgtttggtttgtttgtttgtttctctctctatacagtTAAAATTTGCCACAATAATCATATGATTTACAGCTTACATCACACTTATCAATGTCAATGTCCAAACAGTCTCCAAAaatgctaaaagaaaaaaagaaaaaaaaaatctgactactgtcagaaaatacatacaaaatccATAGAATTTTGACAAAGATGGAACACAACATAACCATATCACATTGCTTAACCAAGGCCTGCGCAGAAAACGAAACCAGTGGAGTCAATCTTGAGCAGAGGCCAGGGTGCCACTCAGGCATGGGGAAAACCAAATTAATTCAGCAAATGTTTATGGCAGTTAGTTGCTTATGCCTTAACAGGTTAATATTTACTTCATCCCTATGTTTGTTTTGCTAGTATTCTGTTCTTTGATATGCTGGGGTGAGCTAGCACATACTGTCATGGTGCTCTGTTGTGTTTAACAGTCAAAGCATAATCAAAGTAAAATtggcttctcattttttttttgttacagtaCCAAACAATGAAAGCATTACTAACATAAATTTTTACAGGCTATTACAAAGCAGATCTATGGAAATAAATCCCACAACGCTGTACGCCCATATTTCCATAACACTGAATTTGTATGGCATTCTATGGCAAACATACATTTCCTATATAGGACATCATACATTTTTGTAAGTGTTTATTGGGGCACTacctatatacatctacacaaatACATTCAAAGTGTAGAGATTTCTGTTCAGACATAAAACTTACCTTCACACTCCTATCTCATTTAAGTATTGTCAGACGAAGCTAGAACCAAGACATGCATAACACAGCATGTTTAGCCTACAGTATAACCTGTTGTTTCTGTTTCCCCTAATTTGTTACTGtagtatcttcatatatacaagaaattaaatattcataaaaaaagtcaataaagaaaatgtaaaataaaagtggcattttttttaacaaactgatttttcctttttaatacataaaatctctgtatatatatatatactatatatatattttcaatttacagggaaaaaaatacagttaACTTTTTAAAGTCTTTTTGTGTAGCACACTGAAGACTCAGTAAAGGTTTAATCCATATCATGAGAGTGAAATCTCAGGAACCTGTGAAATTACTATCTTCCTAATAGTTGCTAATCTAATGTCCCCTTATTTAATGTTAGTTCAACACTGATCTTTCGAGGGTGAAGAGGCACTTCCATTGTAAACTATATGAAAATCTCTAGTGAACCCTAAGCAATAATCCTTTTTCCACATGGGTGGGAATGGAGCTACATGCCTATAAATTTCCAGGTCAGTACAAACAACCTAAAAATTCTCTATCAGTTCATAATTTATACAGAATGACTGGACATGGAGGACAGCACCAGTATTTACACATTCATGCTTTTCCCATACAGGCTTGGAGACAAACTcaaaagtttgtaaataaatactcTTACAACTATGTTCATAAAACATTGAAATTGTACCATATACATCTTAGAGTGAGCAGCAATAAGACAGCCATTAACACCAGCAAATTCACATGTACAAAGTCATACCGTTGAATATACAATACAGAACTTCCACATATACACAGTCAGACACTGGCTATGCAACCAGTACACTAAGGACTCTGTTGATGAATTAGTAGGTTTTCCAGCTCATCTGCCGACCTCAGGAGGAAGGCAGCGGACTCCCTATACCCAGTAATGAGTTGCCGAACTGCAGCCACCTCCACTGCGTTGAGTGTTGGCCGGGTTGGCTTCGAGGTTCCCTTTACACTTAGGTCTGTTGGCCCTGAGGGTGGGAAGGTGTTAGGTCAGAAAAAATCATGATACAAGATGGTAGTTGGCTTTCTATGTTATCTGTCCAATACCAGTTTTCTCTTTTTACATTGAGCTGATTGATAcacagtttttatttattatagtaAATCAGTGCTTGAATTTGTAGTCTTTTCTTGAAAATAATGTATGTTTACATTACACAATTACTTCACAGGTGATACtctatgatatgataatagtaattccaACTCTAAATGCACCATGATTAGCATCTGCTCTCACATGAGGCTCAAGCAACAGGTCCCCTACCTTTAGGCCAAATAAACTCTAAAAAGCAAATAAACCCTCCCTCACCATTGGCCAGCATCGGTGACGACGTGGTGGCTATGAGCGGGGTCAAGCCGGGCTGGGTGTGCACGGTTGACCCGGTCAGGGACGTGACCTTCTGGAAACTCTGCTGGAACGACGCCTGGAACATGGACGAGCCGTTCATAACCTTGGCGTCCGCGAGGGGCCTCTCCAGGGCCTTCGCCAGCGCCGACACGTGCGGGGGGGCGCTGGACTCCGTCTTCACCACCGTGTCCACCAGCGACATCGGCTTGTCCTGCCCCATCTGCAACGATCGCAACGCGTTAAAGCCTTTCCTTGGAAGGGATGCGGAGTCAAGCGCCGAGCGGGGGCAGAGGCGCACCTCCCCGCCGCTCTCAGTGGCACTCCGGATTTGTTTGTGAACCTGAACTTTGTAATAAAAGGGATTGCACTTCTAAATGGACCAAAAAATGAGGGCTGCACTACCATGCTCTTTATTTTGGAAATACAGGAAGAATGGTTTGTTGTTACGTTAGAAATAATTAGGGTTGCCGgtgtatactatatacaatatatggaaTAATGAAGCATACTGCATACCTGATCTTAATAGtaacagacgcacgcacgcacgcacgcacgcacgcacgcactcacacacacacacacgcacaacctcaaacaaaacacacacatataaacatagatacacaaaagACGGGTCCAAGTTCCAGGTCTTGCAGCAGTATCAGCATAAGTACTAATGGCAGCAGTATTGATTGGGGTTGTTGCAATAGTAACACCAATACTTCCATTAAGATGCGGTGTTATTAAATATTTCAAATTGAATTAATATACCTGATCAGCGCGCGAGCGCGTGtgcgtaagtgtgagtgtgagtgcgagtgcgagagtaagtgtgtgtgtgtgtgtgtgtgtgtgtgtgtgtgtgtgtgtgtgtgtgtgtgtgtgtgtgtgtgtgtgtgtgtgtgtgtgtgtgtgtgtttgcgtaggttcgtgcgtgtgtgcgtaggttcgtgcatgtgtgcgtacgtgtcagTGTGTCCGTACTACTGACCTAGGGCACTAACATAAGGTAAAATTCGTTTATGACAAATGAACATCAACTTGGTTTGATAAATGGaatattttcttgtgtttctcgTCTAGACCTGTCCAGGATATACTGATACTtccatcaataataacaactgtaagaataattataataaatacataaccgataaaaattaaatcaaatattttttctttccatcaaCATATTAATAAGTCAATTCTACGTCCGTTACCCACTGAGTACGCAACATTCTTCAGCAAAAATCTatagtattattacaataaaacatTCCAAGCACCCAATATTTTTCAAACAAATGTTAAATACTTtggcgataaaaaaatatatttcccaaagcgtaaatattataaaaatggcacaaaaggaaaaaaaatgtcggAAAATAACTAAAGGAGGCAAGAGAGAACTCAAGAAAAAGAACggaaaataacatgaataaaaataaaccaataaaatctaaataattaAATGTGAAAAAGGACAACAAAAGCTGagcaaaaaatagaaagaaaaggctaATAGTTCAGAGAAACATAACAGAAAGAAACTTTAATAGGcaaacaaaaacgaataaagaagaaataaaaagacaatagagaagaaaatgtcaggcagaaaaaaagaaaaagaaaagagactatAGCAGATCTCAAAATGAGAAGAcaataaaacagaagagaaaccaaataaaatagagagaaaacacaGCAAAACGGCGGAGAGTTCAAAGAAAACCTGCTACCGAGAATAGGTCAGAGACCGCTGTCCCAAAATCATCTCTTCCCGAAGATCGCTTCATTATCCAATCTTTTGCGGTGATTAATCGACGTCCGGACcggaagtcccccccccccccccgtgcgaaAGGGCCTTTAATCTATCACCATTTTCGCAAAACGGATCGAGGCTCCAGTGACAGCACACGGGTCGGCGGATCATGCAGTTCATGTGACTGAcggtgtgactgtgtgtgcgtgtgttgaagCGCGCCCACGATCAGGAGCAGTGTTCATCAAAACAAAGGCACAAACATGTATGAATGACAATATCTTCTGACCGGTTTCGACAGAATTTGGCgcctccccacacacatacatacatgcatatacataataaattgttcatctgcttatttatttatgacTGTGCGTACACATGAATTTTTATAATCACTGGCACCAATGTtactaataacaactacaatactaTCCCTGACAGTACTAACACTGGTGGTGCCAATGCTCCTGGTAATAGCCTTCGTCGACCGAGCCAAACTCTTCGGCAGGCACGCCCACTTTCACTTGACCGTTTGCCAAAGCGAGAACCCCCCCCATCCCGCCCCTTTgcaaccttcctcctccttgggTTAAACCTCCCGAGCCTTCAGGAGACCGATCCACATCCGTCTGGACGCCGGGCATAATTGGAGGAGGATCCTCGTCCCGGTGTTACCACGTCGATTCGAGGAAGGCTGGAGGACTTGTTTGGGAGGAGCGGCGGTCGTCATGGCAACAGACCGCACGCCGTCCCCGCGAACTGGGTTACGGCCGCCGCTTCCTGGCCGGAGATGCGTAGGTGCGGGAGACTGGGGAGATATgtacagacacgcatacatatatatatatatatatatatataccatatataccatatatacatatatactatatatatacattatatatactatgtatataatatatatgtatatatatatatacattatatatactatgtatataatatatatatatatatataccatatatacatatatactatatatatacattatatatactatgtataatatatatatatatatatatatatatatattacatatacaataagtatatatataatatatatagatatagacataaatatacttatacatgtacacacgcacgtaaacacacccacacccgcccacAAACACGCACCTGCTCTCCGATTCCTACTTAAAAGAGCAGAGAATCCGTGGATTCCGGTCGACTCCCGCCCATTTCAAATCCCGATAACGTCTCAGGTCAGAAAAACGATCTCCGATTAGACCAGATTTCCCGGGATAttatttctccctcactttttttcaAAGTTCGTTATCATTCGTGCCGACACGCGACGCCTTCCGTGTTGGTTTTGGGGCCATTATCCTAAGTACTCGTTGTCATGTCATGCATGCAAGTGCAGGCGCGCCGCCGAGCGCACGCGAGCGAGACGGCGCGGGCTGCTTCGCGGGCGGGCGCGGGCGCTCCGCTGCGCCGCCGAGGGACCGATTAACGCAATTTGCCCGAACAGTCGAACTCAGTTGATTTCACATCTTAATCTATCTAATTTGACATTCTAATCTAATTTTGTTAATATCGTAATCAATCTTACATAACAATTTAATGTATCTTATTTAATAGTTTATTTGCCGTAATATTACATCGGAAAGGAGAATAACCGCATCCAATAAGCTCGCACATAAACGAAGAATCAAACAGATAATAAAGCACCTAAGAACtacctaacaaacaaacaaagcaaaataaaaaaaccgGCGATGAACCCGCGCGATCTGACggcggtaaggggggggggggggggcgtccggaAAGGATCGTAGGATTCTGACAGGATAGGAGGGGCAGCGGAGGAAGGgccagggagggagatggggtagaGGGGTGAGCTCGGCCCCAGAAGGAcgcaggagaggaggaaggtagaaggagggcgggggggggggggggaggtatctaCTCGTAGGACCCcagcaggaaagggggggggggggtaggaggaagaagcaggacCGGCTTGTAGGACACGAGTCTGAGCTGCAGCCACGGAGGGGCGCAGGACCAGATCCTTAGAAGAGCTACGGGACACCCTGTCTGACAGCATACTTCACCCCCCtgcacgtacacttacacacgcacgcacgcacacccttaGAATTCCTAGAGTTGAAGGCGTTGGGGGATCTTCCCCTCAAGTTGCGTTCAGAAATGTTCATGCGGTTCCAAGCACATAtgtatttcgaaaaaaaatgaaacgaaataaaaaatgaaatgcagGTACACTAGTAAATACATATtgctataaaaacaaacaaataaacgcagTACAAGTACAGAAtcaataaaggaaataaacaagaataagtaTCTGTCTACCggccccaaacaaacaaacagacacaaaatcaAGCGAACAGGACCACGGCCTTTCGCCTCGAACTCCTGCCGAGGACTCACCGGCGCctgagggagggggttgagggggttgGGCTGCGCGATGGGCTCGAGTCCCAGGCGCATTCTCTTGGCATTCTGCGCCTCGTTCTCGCACGCGTTCGCCAGGATCTGCTCCGCCTGGATGCTCGTCAGGTGCGGCGGCGTCGGGCGGGACGGctgcggagggagagaggcagggggacgTGAGAGAGGGCGGccatgagggggggagagaggagacagagggagaggggagacgatgggggggatgagaggggagacagagggagaggggagacgatgaggggggagagaggagacagagggagaggggagacgatgaggggggtgagagaggggagagagggagaggggagacgatggggggggggtgagagaggagacagagggagagaggagacagagggagaggggagacgatgaggagggtgagaggggagacgaTGAggcggggtgagagaggagacagagggaggggggagacgatgaggggagtgagagaggggagagagggagaggggaacatgATAGAGGGTAACTGAGGGGATGATCAGTTGGGTTGAATGAAATGTTGGTCACATTACTGCTGCTTGGCCTTTCAGTAGGCAGTACAGGTAGGAGAGTAATTAGCGTCATAAAGAGACAGGTGAATTTCATGTGTACCTTTACTACGTTACATCCATCAATTTTAGTTGGCAATCAAGTGCCTTAGATTGCTCAGCTTATAGGCTAAAAGATCCTACAGACGGAATCCTACAGTTGGAATCCTACTCGGCAGAATCCTACAGGAGAGTCGAGAAGGGCCTACCGTTTCCCAGCCGTTGGAGTCCCGggttcttttatttctcctgCAGCTCTTGAGGTAAGTCCGGATCCTCTTGCGCGTCCTCTCCGCGAACTCGGGGAACTGGCGCGCGCACGCGTCGATGATGGCCTGGATCTTCTCCTTCGGCTGCTTGCTGATGGGTACGATGCGGTCCAGGTTCTCGTCCACGAACAGGCGGACGAACATCTGCAGGAGAACGGGGACACGGTCACTTTTGGCGTCAGGGAGAAGGTTTTAAAGGTTtactttgattccatttgttacaatggatattcttggtgtgacatactgtctgttttattttgctactgagttatcccctgtgtgtaaggaatggccggggttaccatccactggcggcgagggattcgaacgcaggtcagcaagattgctagacgagatcgctaccgctgcaccacacagcacacacaaggagagaaagagggaaggatggagagggagggagagttccTCTCATCAGCAAATATGCCCATGTCTCATTCCGGCCTCACGACCTCCTCGTACTCACGTTGAACGCCTTGAGACGCTCCGGGTCGTACTGGGCGTCGATCTTGtcatcgtcgttgtcgtcgtccgcgtcgtcgtcctcgtcgtctttGTTGCCGTTGCTGGACGTGTCCTCGGCGTTACTGGCTGTGTCGAGGGGCGTGGCCGTAGCCGCACGTTCGCTGCCCGACGGCGACGGGCACGGACTCTGGGGAAGGAAAGGCAGCGTCAGCGATGGCTCCGGCGCCTCGGGCATGTTCAAGGCGCTATTCAAGGCGCACGAACGCAGAAACAAAATTAAGTTTGGGATCAAATACAAAGTTTATGGGGGAGAAACGGACCTGCTGGAGAGGCACCAACACTTACCCTTCGCGGGACGTCGCTCCTGCTGAGTCCGAGCGGCTGGTGCTGGTACGGAGTCCACTCGGACGACGTTCGGGTCTCCACCTTCCGTTCCACTTCGgctggaaagaggaaagagggcggTTAGATCTACAGCCTCTTCAGGTGGATCCGCCGGTCACATCACCCCTTGCGCTCTCTGGGGCTGTGCGTCAGCCACATATAGGTCGCGTCATAGCTAAACAAAAATCTACATAAACCTTCAAAGTTTGTTTACATATTCGTAAGCATTTTTAGTATTTACACTATTCTTTTTCCATAAAAACGTAGTTAGTCACTACTAAAGATGTCGACACGTCTCCTTAGTTCTTGACATATTCAATCTGATTATTTATCCTGAAACTAAATATCATTCTATTTACATGTTTCGTCGCAGCAAATATTTCGTCATCTGTTTTCGAAGCTCATTACCTCAAGCGGTAAGTGAACCCCAGCGGAGACCTTGAGAAAATGAACCCTGGCGGAAACCTGAGAAAGTAAACCCTTGCGGAGCCATCGAGGAAATGAACGTTGGCAGAGCCCTACCGGAgaacctctcattccctccccaagccccccccccccctccctgtggtGTCGTCCGCTGTGATTCCTCCGAGCAGGACCTCGACGCACACCCAGCCTCGAGTCACCACCGCCGCCCCCGCCACCCTCGCCGTGACTCAGGGTGACGTCAGGGTGCGAGAGGTCCGCGTCGGGACCATCCCTCACACTTGCTCGCCCGCGTCATCCTCCGCCCTCCCACCGGGTCATGCTTGCGCCCTCCTCCTCCGCGCGCCGCTGACGGGGAATTCCGTTCGGGGATCACCAGAGCTGAGTCACGCCACGCACGCAGGACGAGGAGCTAATGGCAtgctttttccgttttttttttccgattccCGTAAAAACGGGGCCGGAGATAGCATTCCAGGAGCGTGACTCCTGGGACTTGTCTCTTCCCCGAAGGAACGGCAGGTGCAAAACGAGGCCGCCAGGGGGACTGAGGACAGTTCCTTGAGAGTTTCCTTGAGGTTTCTTGAAGACGGTTTCTTGAGAGGTTCCATGAGAGGTTCTTCGAAACGGCGGCATAGGAAAAAGTCCTCTAAGTCGGACGTAGCTTCTTGCGTGATCAAAGGGAAGAGATACACAAGTCTGGCTGGCTCGTGGGGGCGGAGGCGcggcgaggcggggggggggggggggggggggtggaggtgcagGACAGGAGGAAACGGGCGTCTGGGTCCgcctccttctcgttctcgctctcgctctccaaaCCAATAtgcctatatttttttctcagtgaCTGAGTGGTTCCATGAGCCACACATACAGGGCGAGAGAAATCGTGAGGAAATACCaggaaaagcgagagggagagggagagggagaggaaaagcgagagggagagggagagggagagggagggagagagggagggagaggagggagggagggagggagggagggagggagggagggagggagagagagagagagagagagagagagagagagagagagagagagagagagagagagagagagagagagagagagagagaggacgagagaaagagcagtcgtagagcaagagcgagatagagagcttaaccgtagagcgagagcgagagcgcgcccTCCGACGTGCGTAAGGAAGGCAGAGGGCGCGAGCGAGGGCCCGACTCGGCCAAATGGTGTATCGCAGAGGGTCGcggcgcgcgagagagagcgctCGCACCCAGTCAATACACACCTCCCGGATATCCCTAAATGGAGGCCGCTGCATTGAGCGATACGCAggggggcgcggggggagggcacatagagggaaggatggtgaCAAGGGCACGGGTGATAAGGGGGATAATGGTGACGGTTATGACACTGCTGCTGCAGCTGCTTTATAAAAACAACTGCTACATtcacaaataaacagagacactgtaattacacacacacacacacacacacacacacacacacacacacacacacacacacacacacacacacacacacacaacacacacacacacacacatatatatatatatatatatatatatatatatatatatatatataagttaaaataACAAAGCCAGAAAGGCAATCATATTTTTAGCATTTGTCACCAAATAACgatttaagaaagaaaacaaaataaagcaagataataagagcaaaagaggaagaagaagaaggaggaggaggaggaggaaggggaaagacggAAACTgacagaaagacggagggagggagatggagatgggagagTACGatataagagatagataaatagatagatagcgagaaaggaaagaaggcgaggaggaggaggataaggaggaggaggaggaagaggagagaaagagagaataagagagagagaatgagagagagagagagagagagagagagagagagagagagagagagagagagagagagagagagagagagagagagagagagcagtgatctGGAAAggtgagggggcgagggaagggcgaggggaggccaggagaggggagggcagcgA of Penaeus chinensis breed Huanghai No. 1 chromosome 37, ASM1920278v2, whole genome shotgun sequence contains these proteins:
- the LOC125045705 gene encoding nucleolar protein 4-like, with amino-acid sequence MYAYDPEGHDRICFKKVAVVEDFFDIIYNLHVCKDGKEQKHMGQKRTYRAVSERYAFVPREAVTKFLVLCTECPRRSVGVHVGLGVPLGVANLPVPPPIPVTSLPPPPPPPPPRSVRVDDPAKDDPSFVLAAQQHQHHLQQLQHQQQHHSHQHPQHKQQYPLLQHHHHQQQQQEQQQHHHHHHQHLHPQHPQQKQQPSPRQQEREDKKEREEREEDEEEGGRGHQFDQRVSVVSHEVDYRIPITNIYLKHCSNNLNNNTLYNNYNTQHSSISPRPWKDGPLMAESDGSEDELKNTEVERKVETRTSSEWTPYQHQPLGLSRSDVPRRSPCPSPSGSERAATATPLDTASNAEDTSSNGNKDDEDDDADDDNDDDKIDAQYDPERLKAFNMFVRLFVDENLDRIVPISKQPKEKIQAIIDACARQFPEFAERTRKRIRTYLKSCRRNKRTRDSNGWETPSRPTPPHLTSIQAEQILANACENEAQNAKRMRLGLEPIAQPNPLNPLPQAPMGQDKPMSLVDTVVKTESSAPPHVSALAKALERPLADAKVMNGSSMFQASFQQSFQKVTSLTGSTVHTQPGLTPLIATTSSPMLANGPTDLSVKGTSKPTRPTLNAVEVAAVRQLITGYRESAAFLLRSADELENLLIHQQSP